The Bacillus vallismortis genome window below encodes:
- a CDS encoding polyprenyl synthetase family protein gives MTNKLTAFLAERKKTIENQLSVYTEKLDMPDSLKKSMLYSLEAGGKRLRPLIVLAVLNAYGKSEKDGIPVGCAVEMIHTYSLIHDDLPCMDDDDLRRGKPTNHKVFGEATAVLAGDGLLTESFKLITSHLSDGVSAEKRLRLVNELISAAGTEGMVGGQVADMEAENRQVTLEELESIHERKTAKLLGFCVTAGAILADAPEEDIETLRTFSSHIGIGFQIRDDILDLEGSEEKIGKRVGSDTTNDKSTYPSLLSLEGAKHKLDVHIKEAKRLIGGLSLQKELLYELCDLIAARDH, from the coding sequence GTGACAAATAAATTAACGGCTTTTCTGGCGGAGCGGAAAAAAACGATTGAAAATCAGCTTTCTGTCTATACAGAAAAGCTCGATATGCCGGATTCATTAAAAAAGTCTATGCTGTATTCCCTTGAGGCTGGCGGAAAGCGGCTGCGTCCTCTCATTGTACTGGCCGTTTTAAACGCATATGGGAAAAGTGAAAAGGACGGCATTCCGGTGGGGTGTGCTGTCGAAATGATTCACACGTATTCGTTAATTCACGACGACCTTCCTTGTATGGATGATGATGATTTACGCCGCGGGAAGCCGACAAACCATAAAGTGTTCGGTGAAGCGACAGCAGTATTAGCGGGTGACGGGCTGCTCACGGAAAGCTTTAAGCTGATCACCTCCCACTTGTCGGACGGGGTGTCAGCAGAAAAGCGCCTTCGGCTTGTGAATGAACTGATTTCAGCGGCAGGCACTGAAGGCATGGTCGGTGGACAAGTAGCTGATATGGAAGCGGAGAACCGCCAGGTCACGCTTGAAGAACTTGAATCCATTCATGAACGGAAAACCGCTAAGCTTCTCGGTTTTTGCGTTACCGCCGGTGCTATTTTGGCGGATGCGCCTGAAGAAGACATTGAAACACTGCGTACCTTCAGCAGCCATATTGGAATTGGTTTTCAAATCAGAGACGATATTTTAGATTTAGAAGGCAGTGAAGAGAAAATCGGCAAACGTGTCGGCTCGGATACAACAAACGACAAATCGACTTACCCGTCCCTTCTGTCACTGGAAGGGGCCAAACATAAATTGGATGTTCACATAAAAGAGGCGAAGCGTTTGATCGGCGGACTCTCTCTTCAAAAAGAGCTTTTATATGAGCTTTGTGATTTAATTGCGGCTAGAGATCACTAA
- a CDS encoding exodeoxyribonuclease VII small subunit: MTDVKKNENMTFEEAMKGLESIVSKLEEGDVPLEQAINYFQEGMALSKMCHEKLQKVEKQMDFILKEDGELAPFSVQEEDEGDK, encoded by the coding sequence ATGACAGACGTGAAAAAAAATGAAAACATGACATTTGAAGAAGCGATGAAAGGGCTTGAGAGCATTGTATCAAAGCTTGAAGAGGGCGATGTGCCTTTAGAGCAAGCGATTAACTATTTCCAAGAAGGCATGGCTCTTTCAAAAATGTGCCACGAAAAGCTGCAAAAAGTCGAAAAACAAATGGACTTCATTTTAAAAGAAGACGGCGAACTGGCACCTTTTAGTGTTCAGGAGGAAGACGAAGGTGACAAATAA
- the xseA gene encoding exodeoxyribonuclease VII large subunit, whose translation MGETAYVTVSALTKYIKRKFDVDPHLENIWIKGELSNVKIHTRGHIYFTLKDENARMQSVMFARQSERLPFKPENGMKVLVRGGISVYEPSGNYQLYAKEMQPDGVGALYLAYEELKKKLAGEGLFDDRYKKQIPAFPATIGVVTSPTGAAVRDVITTLKRRYPLVKVIVLPALVQGENASRSIVTRIEEANEKEVCDVLIVGRGGGSIEELWAFNEEIVARAIFASNIPVISAVGHETDFTISDFVADIRAATPTGAAEIAVPHTTELIERTKTAEVRMTRAMQQHLGQKKERIQTLQSSYAFRFPKRLYAQKEQQFDLAYQQFQSQLTALLDRKSRQLERETYRLEALHPHEQLKQARTRYEEQTNQLRKNMTIQMKQLHSQFQTVLGKLNALSPLQVMERGYSLAYKEDELIKSVSQIEEKDQLEVKLKDGVLTCEVLEKRGEEK comes from the coding sequence ATGGGTGAAACAGCGTATGTTACCGTCTCAGCGCTGACAAAGTATATAAAACGAAAATTCGATGTAGATCCTCACCTTGAAAATATTTGGATTAAAGGCGAATTATCGAATGTAAAAATACATACAAGAGGCCACATTTATTTCACATTGAAAGACGAAAACGCCAGAATGCAGTCGGTGATGTTTGCAAGACAAAGCGAGCGTCTGCCGTTTAAACCTGAAAACGGCATGAAAGTGCTGGTCAGAGGGGGAATTTCCGTATATGAACCGAGCGGAAACTACCAATTATATGCCAAAGAAATGCAGCCTGACGGGGTCGGAGCGCTTTATTTAGCGTACGAAGAATTAAAAAAGAAGCTTGCCGGAGAAGGTTTATTTGACGACCGCTACAAAAAACAAATCCCCGCATTTCCAGCCACAATCGGGGTTGTGACATCTCCAACGGGTGCCGCTGTCAGAGACGTCATTACAACTCTAAAAAGAAGATATCCCCTTGTCAAAGTCATTGTTCTTCCAGCGCTCGTACAAGGCGAAAATGCGAGCAGATCCATCGTTACGCGCATTGAAGAGGCAAATGAAAAAGAGGTTTGCGACGTATTAATTGTTGGGAGAGGCGGCGGTTCGATAGAAGAACTGTGGGCATTTAATGAAGAAATTGTAGCACGCGCGATCTTTGCTTCTAACATTCCGGTTATATCGGCAGTCGGGCATGAAACGGACTTTACGATCAGTGATTTTGTCGCTGATATCAGAGCCGCGACGCCGACAGGAGCAGCTGAGATTGCCGTACCGCATACAACTGAATTAATCGAACGGACAAAAACAGCGGAAGTTAGAATGACAAGAGCAATGCAACAGCATCTCGGCCAGAAAAAAGAACGGATTCAAACGCTGCAATCCTCGTATGCCTTTCGTTTTCCAAAGCGGTTGTATGCCCAAAAAGAGCAGCAGTTTGACCTTGCCTATCAGCAGTTTCAATCACAGTTAACCGCTCTTTTAGATCGAAAAAGCAGACAGCTGGAGCGTGAAACGTACAGATTAGAAGCGCTGCACCCTCATGAACAGCTGAAGCAAGCGAGAACACGATATGAGGAACAGACAAATCAGCTGAGAAAAAATATGACTATCCAAATGAAACAGCTGCATTCCCAATTTCAGACGGTTCTTGGCAAGCTGAATGCGTTGAGCCCTCTTCAAGTGATGGAAAGAGGATACAGCTTGGCTTATAAAGAAGACGAACTCATTAAAAGTGTCAGTCAGATAGAAGAGAAGGACCAGCTTGAAGTCAAGCTGAAGGATGGCGTGCTGACCTGTGAAGTATTAGAAAAGAGAGGGGAAGAAAAATGA
- the folD gene encoding bifunctional methylenetetrahydrofolate dehydrogenase/methenyltetrahydrofolate cyclohydrolase FolD: MTATIIDGKETAREKREQLAKEVEELKKQGVTPGLAVILIGDDPASHSYVRGKKKAAETMGMNFKLDQFDSSLTETELLSIIDQYNQDPEFHGILVQLPLPDHISEKAVIERISPDKDVDGFHPLNVGKMLLGEDTFLPCTPHGIVELLKKTNIDLSGKEVVVVGRSNIVGKPVGQLLLNENATVTYCHSRTENITEHTKKADILVVAVGRANFINADQIKEGAVVIDVGVNRLESGKLCGDVEFEGAKEKASFITPVPGGVGPMTITMLAHNTVKSAKRTLS, encoded by the coding sequence ATGACTGCAACAATCATCGACGGAAAAGAAACGGCTAGAGAAAAACGCGAACAATTGGCAAAAGAGGTAGAAGAGCTTAAAAAGCAAGGCGTCACTCCCGGGCTCGCGGTTATTTTGATTGGAGATGATCCTGCTTCTCACTCTTACGTGCGAGGAAAGAAAAAAGCGGCTGAAACTATGGGAATGAATTTCAAGCTCGATCAATTCGACAGCAGTCTAACAGAAACGGAACTGCTTTCCATTATCGATCAATACAATCAAGACCCTGAGTTTCACGGCATCCTCGTTCAGCTCCCGCTTCCAGACCATATTTCTGAAAAAGCGGTGATCGAACGTATCTCTCCTGATAAAGATGTAGACGGTTTTCATCCGTTAAACGTAGGGAAAATGCTGCTTGGCGAAGATACGTTTCTTCCTTGCACGCCTCACGGAATTGTTGAGCTTTTGAAGAAAACCAATATCGACCTTTCCGGTAAAGAGGTTGTTGTAGTCGGCCGAAGCAATATTGTCGGCAAACCTGTCGGCCAGCTTTTATTAAATGAGAACGCGACGGTTACTTACTGTCATTCAAGAACAGAAAATATAACCGAACATACGAAAAAAGCGGACATCCTGGTGGTGGCAGTCGGCAGAGCCAATTTCATCAATGCAGATCAGATCAAAGAGGGCGCTGTTGTGATTGACGTCGGCGTTAACCGACTGGAAAGCGGAAAGCTTTGCGGAGACGTTGAATTTGAAGGAGCAAAGGAAAAAGCGTCCTTCATCACGCCAGTCCCTGGCGGAGTTGGTCCAATGACTATCACGATGCTTGCGCATAATACTGTTAAATCTGCGAAACGTACGTTATCATAG
- the nusB gene encoding transcription antitermination factor NusB — translation MKRRTAREKALQALFQIDVSDIAVNEAIEHALDEEKTDPFFEQLVHGVLEHQVQLDEMISNHLVNWKLDRIANVDRAILRLGAYEMAYAEDIPVNVSMNEAIELAKRFGDDKATKFVNGVLSNIKSDIEQS, via the coding sequence ATGAAAAGAAGAACAGCAAGAGAAAAAGCTTTGCAGGCACTATTTCAAATTGATGTCAGCGATATTGCAGTGAATGAAGCCATAGAACACGCATTGGATGAAGAAAAAACAGATCCTTTCTTTGAACAGCTTGTACACGGGGTATTGGAACACCAAGTCCAGCTTGATGAAATGATCTCCAATCATCTGGTGAATTGGAAGCTCGATCGGATTGCCAATGTTGACCGCGCGATTTTGCGTCTGGGAGCATATGAAATGGCGTATGCCGAAGACATTCCGGTGAATGTCTCTATGAACGAAGCGATTGAGCTGGCAAAACGGTTTGGTGATGACAAAGCGACAAAGTTTGTAAACGGGGTTCTTTCTAACATTAAATCTGATATTGAACAATCATAG
- the yqhY gene encoding fatty acid biosynthesis protein YqhY: MKDNSLLKMNQEDTHLGKVEIAPEVIEVIAGIAASEVDGVAEMRGNFATGVVERFGKVNHGKGVKVDLADDGITIDVYCVVTFGVSIPKVAASVQENIRQTLLNMTSLSINEINIHIVGIQFDTKAQEVQIDEEM, from the coding sequence ATGAAAGACAACAGCTTGCTTAAAATGAATCAAGAAGATACGCATTTAGGTAAGGTTGAGATTGCACCGGAAGTCATCGAGGTCATTGCCGGCATAGCAGCTTCAGAAGTTGACGGTGTTGCCGAAATGCGCGGAAACTTTGCGACAGGTGTCGTCGAACGCTTCGGTAAAGTAAATCATGGCAAAGGTGTCAAAGTCGACCTGGCGGATGACGGCATTACGATCGATGTATACTGCGTCGTTACATTCGGCGTTTCGATTCCGAAAGTTGCAGCGTCCGTTCAGGAAAACATTCGTCAAACCTTATTAAATATGACGTCTCTTTCGATTAACGAGATCAATATTCATATCGTCGGCATTCAATTTGACACAAAAGCCCAGGAAGTCCAAATCGACGAAGAAATGTAA
- the accC gene encoding acetyl-CoA carboxylase biotin carboxylase subunit, protein MIKKLLIANRGEIAVRIIRACKELGVETVAVYSEADKDALHVQMADEAFCIGPKASKDSYLNVTNIVSVAKLTGTDAIHPGYGFLAENADFAELCEEVNVTFVGPSADAISKMGTKDVARETMKQAGVPIVPGSQGIIENVEEAVSLANEIGYPVIIKATAGGGGKGIRVARTEEELIKGIKITQQEAATAFGNPGVYIEKYIEDFRHVEIQVLADNHGNTIHLGERDCSIQRRLQKLLEETPSPALDSEIREQMGDAAVKAAKAVGYSGAGTVEFIYDYNEQRYYFMEMNTRIQVEHPVTEMVTGTDLIKEQIKVASGMELSLNQEDVEFQGWAIECRINAENPSKNFMPSPGEIKMYLPPGGLGVRVDSAAYPGYSIPPYYDSMIAKVITYGKTRDEAIARMKRALSEFVIEGIETTIPFHLKLLEHETFVGGEFNTKFLETYDVMGS, encoded by the coding sequence ATGATTAAAAAGCTATTGATCGCCAACAGAGGAGAAATTGCTGTCAGAATCATCAGAGCCTGCAAAGAGCTCGGAGTTGAGACTGTCGCTGTTTATTCAGAAGCTGATAAAGATGCCCTTCATGTTCAAATGGCTGATGAAGCTTTTTGTATCGGGCCGAAAGCATCAAAAGACAGCTATTTAAATGTTACAAATATTGTGAGTGTTGCGAAGTTGACAGGAACGGATGCTATTCATCCGGGATATGGATTTTTAGCTGAAAATGCAGATTTCGCGGAATTATGTGAAGAAGTTAACGTCACATTTGTCGGTCCGAGCGCTGACGCCATTTCAAAAATGGGAACAAAAGACGTTGCGAGGGAAACGATGAAACAGGCCGGCGTGCCGATCGTGCCGGGTTCGCAAGGAATTATAGAAAATGTGGAAGAAGCGGTTTCACTTGCTAATGAAATTGGGTATCCTGTAATTATAAAAGCCACCGCAGGCGGAGGCGGAAAAGGAATCAGGGTTGCCCGCACCGAAGAGGAACTGATCAAAGGCATTAAGATTACACAGCAGGAAGCTGCAACAGCATTCGGAAATCCAGGTGTTTACATCGAAAAATACATAGAAGATTTTCGTCACGTTGAGATCCAAGTGCTTGCCGATAACCACGGAAATACCATCCATTTAGGTGAACGCGACTGCTCGATTCAAAGACGCCTGCAAAAGCTTTTGGAAGAAACACCATCTCCGGCGCTTGATTCAGAAATCAGGGAGCAGATGGGAGATGCAGCGGTTAAGGCTGCAAAAGCAGTTGGCTATTCAGGCGCGGGAACAGTTGAATTTATTTATGACTACAACGAACAGCGCTACTACTTTATGGAAATGAACACGAGAATCCAGGTGGAGCACCCAGTCACAGAAATGGTGACGGGAACAGATCTGATTAAGGAACAAATTAAAGTGGCATCAGGAATGGAACTGAGCCTTAACCAAGAAGATGTCGAATTCCAAGGCTGGGCGATCGAATGCCGAATCAACGCAGAAAATCCAAGTAAAAATTTCATGCCGTCTCCTGGTGAAATTAAAATGTACCTGCCTCCGGGCGGTCTTGGTGTCCGTGTAGATTCAGCTGCTTACCCGGGCTATTCCATTCCTCCGTACTATGACAGCATGATTGCAAAAGTGATCACATACGGAAAAACGAGAGATGAAGCGATTGCCCGCATGAAGCGCGCATTGAGCGAATTCGTCATTGAAGGCATTGAGACAACAATCCCATTCCACTTAAAACTGCTTGAACATGAAACATTTGTTGGCGGAGAGTTTAATACGAAATTTTTAGAAACATATGATGTAATGGGCTCATAA
- the accB gene encoding acetyl-CoA carboxylase biotin carboxyl carrier protein: MLNIKEIHELIKAIDESAIDEFVYENEGVSLKLKKHEAGTVQVMQQAPAAPVQAQAPQAVQPQAQQAASAPAQEAPKQDENLHKITSPMVGTFYASSSPEAGPYVTAGSKVNENTVVCIVEAMKLFNEIEAEVKGEIVEVLVENGQLVEYGQPLFLVKAE, from the coding sequence ATGTTAAATATTAAAGAAATCCACGAGCTGATTAAAGCAATTGACGAGTCTGCAATTGATGAATTCGTATATGAAAATGAAGGTGTATCCTTAAAACTGAAAAAACATGAAGCAGGCACTGTTCAAGTGATGCAGCAGGCGCCGGCAGCACCAGTGCAGGCACAGGCTCCGCAGGCAGTTCAGCCGCAAGCGCAGCAAGCAGCGTCGGCACCTGCCCAAGAAGCACCGAAGCAAGATGAGAATCTGCATAAAATCACTTCACCAATGGTAGGAACGTTTTATGCGTCTTCATCACCTGAAGCTGGCCCATATGTAACAGCCGGTTCAAAAGTAAATGAAAACACAGTTGTCTGCATTGTAGAAGCGATGAAGCTTTTCAACGAAATTGAAGCGGAAGTAAAAGGTGAAATCGTTGAAGTGTTAGTAGAAAACGGCCAGCTGGTCGAATACGGACAACCTCTATTTCTTGTGAAAGCAGAGTAA
- the spoIIIAH gene encoding stage III sporulation ratchet engulfment protein SpoIIIAH: MLKKQTVWLLTMLSLVVVLSVYYIMSPESKNAVQMKSEKNASDSGEVATEKAPAKQDTKEKSGPETETETEKEDGTKGTKDSSADKETSAEASEKGTVVTETADDDLFTTYRLDLEDARSKEREELNAIVSSDDATAKEKSEAYDKMTALSEVEGTEKQLETLIKTQGYKDALVNAEGDKINITVKSDKHSKSKATAIIDLVAKEIKTMKDVAVTFEPSK; encoded by the coding sequence ATGCTCAAAAAACAAACCGTTTGGCTATTAACAATGCTCAGTCTTGTCGTGGTGTTAAGCGTCTACTATATCATGTCTCCGGAAAGCAAAAATGCCGTGCAAATGAAAAGTGAAAAAAATGCGTCTGACTCAGGAGAGGTCGCAACTGAAAAAGCGCCTGCCAAGCAAGACACGAAGGAAAAAAGCGGTCCGGAAACTGAAACAGAAACGGAAAAAGAAGATGGAACAAAGGGCACGAAAGATTCATCAGCAGACAAGGAAACATCCGCTGAAGCCAGTGAAAAAGGAACTGTGGTAACAGAAACAGCCGATGATGATTTGTTTACAACATACCGTCTAGATTTAGAAGATGCCAGAAGCAAAGAAAGAGAAGAGCTGAATGCCATAGTGTCAAGCGATGATGCGACAGCAAAGGAAAAGAGCGAAGCATATGATAAAATGACGGCTCTCAGTGAAGTGGAAGGAACAGAAAAACAGCTGGAAACCCTTATTAAAACACAAGGCTACAAAGACGCGCTCGTCAATGCTGAAGGAGACAAAATCAACATTACAGTCAAATCAGACAAACATTCTAAATCTAAGGCGACAGCCATCATAGACCTTGTGGCAAAAGAAATCAAAACAATGAAAGACGTCGCTGTCACATTTGAGCCATCCAAGTAA
- the spoIIIAG gene encoding stage III sporulation protein AG → MNKNGLWNVLKKQFLPGQTKHGEKPKLTKYHYFLFVFVLGVSFMLVSHLFSSPEKTENAKPITAVSSQDTAAGKGKTAEVFKASKSDEPKNSIDDYEKEYENQLKEILETIIGVDDVSVVVNVDATSLKVYEKNKSNKNTTTEETDKEGGTRSVTDQTSEEEIVMIKNGDKETPVVVQTKKPDIRGVLVVAQGVDNVQIKQTIIEAVTRVLDVPSHRVAVAPKKIKEDS, encoded by the coding sequence ATGAATAAAAACGGATTATGGAATGTATTGAAAAAGCAGTTTCTTCCGGGGCAAACGAAGCACGGCGAAAAGCCGAAGTTGACCAAATATCATTACTTTCTGTTCGTTTTTGTTCTCGGAGTTTCCTTCATGCTCGTCAGCCATCTGTTTTCATCGCCGGAGAAAACGGAAAACGCCAAACCGATAACGGCGGTATCATCACAGGATACCGCAGCCGGCAAAGGGAAAACAGCCGAAGTGTTTAAAGCCTCAAAATCTGATGAACCTAAAAACTCGATCGATGATTATGAAAAAGAATACGAAAATCAGCTGAAAGAAATTCTTGAAACGATCATAGGTGTAGACGATGTCTCGGTTGTCGTGAATGTTGATGCAACGTCGCTGAAAGTATATGAAAAAAACAAATCAAACAAAAATACAACCACTGAAGAAACAGACAAAGAGGGCGGGACAAGAAGCGTCACAGACCAGACATCGGAAGAAGAAATTGTGATGATCAAAAACGGCGATAAAGAAACACCCGTCGTCGTCCAAACGAAAAAACCTGATATACGCGGTGTACTCGTTGTTGCTCAAGGAGTGGACAACGTTCAAATAAAACAAACGATTATTGAAGCGGTGACACGGGTCCTGGATGTTCCAAGCCACCGGGTTGCGGTTGCCCCTAAAAAAATAAAGGAGGATTCATAA
- the spoIIIAF gene encoding stage III sporulation protein AF, with protein sequence MSFLTEWLTTIVLFILFAIVIDMLLPSSSMQKYAKMVVSLLLIVVMLTPIFKLFNTDPEVIFEYLTKNRQSESADIKNQINSKKIEIQASQRAYILEEMAVQLKKKAEERFSHDEYKVDHIKLTAGEKVDSEEDIKTISVYMAPSSENTVQTVAPVRIDTDDAYATKEAAEQKEAKQIQSQLADIWEIESEKITVQMEGGESVGNE encoded by the coding sequence ATGAGTTTTCTAACTGAATGGCTTACCACCATCGTGTTGTTTATCCTATTTGCCATTGTGATTGATATGCTGCTGCCGAGCTCCAGCATGCAAAAGTACGCAAAAATGGTGGTCAGCCTGCTCTTGATTGTCGTCATGCTTACACCGATTTTCAAGCTTTTCAACACAGATCCTGAAGTCATCTTTGAATACCTCACAAAAAACAGGCAGTCAGAGTCTGCCGACATAAAAAATCAAATCAATTCAAAAAAAATAGAAATACAAGCTTCCCAGCGTGCATATATTTTAGAAGAAATGGCTGTCCAACTAAAAAAGAAAGCGGAGGAGAGATTCAGTCATGATGAATACAAAGTAGACCACATCAAACTCACGGCAGGAGAAAAGGTAGATTCAGAAGAGGATATTAAAACAATCAGCGTGTATATGGCCCCGTCTTCTGAAAACACGGTCCAAACGGTCGCGCCGGTTCGCATTGACACAGATGATGCGTATGCAACAAAAGAAGCAGCCGAACAAAAAGAAGCAAAACAGATCCAGTCACAGCTTGCGGACATTTGGGAGATCGAAAGTGAGAAAATTACGGTTCAAATGGAAGGCGGGGAGAGTGTCGGCAATGAATAA
- the spoIIIAE gene encoding stage III sporulation protein AE — protein sequence MKRFHWALVLAVLIIAGRAELVQAAGDAEQADEHAETAEQLAERTAASLETDKIGEFWNDIMTEYGGLLPESQKGSLIEFINGDKSFSPQEWLKALFSYLFHEVLANGKLLGTLILLTIFCVILQLLQNAFQKSTVSKVAYSIVYMVLIILALNSFHVAINYATEAIQTMTSFILALIPLLLALLASSGGAVSAAFFHPVILFLMNTSGLLIQNIVMPLIFLSAILSIVSTMTEQYKVTQLANLLRNIAIGALAVFLTIFLGVISVQGASAAVTDGITLRTAKFITGNFIPVLGRMFTDATDTVISASLLLKNTVGILGVAILICIAAFPAIKVLSLAFIYKLAAAILQPLGGGPVITCLDVISKSVIYIFAALAIVSLMFFLSLTVIITAGNLTMMMK from the coding sequence TTGAAGCGTTTCCACTGGGCTTTAGTTCTGGCCGTGCTGATCATAGCAGGCCGTGCAGAATTGGTACAAGCAGCCGGTGATGCCGAACAAGCGGATGAACATGCTGAAACGGCTGAGCAATTAGCGGAAAGAACAGCGGCCTCACTTGAAACAGACAAGATCGGTGAATTTTGGAATGACATTATGACAGAATATGGCGGACTGCTGCCGGAAAGCCAAAAAGGCAGCTTAATTGAGTTTATCAATGGCGATAAATCATTTTCACCGCAAGAATGGCTGAAAGCTCTCTTTTCTTATTTGTTTCATGAAGTGCTAGCCAACGGCAAGCTGCTGGGCACATTAATTTTACTCACCATTTTTTGCGTCATCCTGCAGCTTCTGCAAAATGCGTTTCAGAAAAGCACCGTCAGCAAGGTCGCCTATTCAATTGTGTATATGGTGTTGATTATTCTTGCGCTGAACAGTTTTCATGTGGCAATCAATTATGCGACGGAGGCCATTCAGACGATGACTAGCTTTATATTGGCGCTCATTCCGCTCCTCTTGGCGCTTTTGGCTTCCTCAGGCGGAGCTGTATCTGCAGCTTTCTTTCATCCTGTTATCCTCTTTCTGATGAATACGAGCGGTCTATTAATTCAGAATATCGTCATGCCGCTGATTTTCTTATCAGCGATTCTAAGCATTGTCAGCACTATGACTGAACAATACAAAGTAACGCAGCTGGCCAACCTGCTCAGGAATATCGCCATCGGAGCACTGGCTGTGTTTCTCACCATCTTTCTCGGTGTTATTTCTGTTCAGGGAGCCTCAGCTGCAGTGACAGACGGCATTACGCTCAGAACGGCTAAATTTATAACCGGAAACTTTATTCCCGTTCTTGGCCGAATGTTTACAGACGCGACAGATACAGTGATCAGCGCTTCCTTATTGCTGAAAAATACCGTAGGGATTCTCGGTGTTGCTATTTTAATCTGTATCGCGGCCTTTCCGGCAATCAAAGTGCTTTCCCTCGCTTTTATTTATAAGCTGGCAGCCGCGATTCTTCAGCCGCTTGGAGGCGGACCCGTCATTACTTGCCTCGATGTCATCAGCAAAAGCGTCATTTATATTTTTGCAGCTCTCGCCATTGTGTCCCTCATGTTTTTTTTAAGCCTTACCGTCATCATCACAGCCGGAAACCTCACGATGATGATGAAATAA
- the spoIIIAD gene encoding stage III sporulation protein AD, translated as MQIDIVQIVGLGLIATFLSLIVKEQKPTFAFLIVVFAGCAIFLYLVDQIYDIIRMIEKIAINANVNMVYVETILKIIGIAYIAEFGAQLTKDAGQGAIASKIELAGKILILVMAVPILTVIIETILGLIPSMS; from the coding sequence TTGCAGATTGACATTGTTCAAATTGTAGGTTTAGGGCTGATCGCCACCTTCCTTTCTTTAATTGTTAAAGAACAAAAGCCGACTTTTGCGTTTTTAATCGTCGTGTTTGCAGGCTGTGCCATTTTTCTTTATTTGGTAGACCAAATCTACGACATTATTCGAATGATAGAAAAAATTGCAATTAACGCAAACGTCAACATGGTCTATGTTGAAACCATTTTAAAGATTATCGGAATCGCCTATATCGCTGAATTCGGGGCGCAGCTTACAAAAGATGCCGGTCAAGGGGCCATCGCCTCGAAAATAGAATTGGCGGGGAAAATTTTAATTCTTGTTATGGCTGTGCCTATTTTAACAGTCATTATTGAAACGATTCTCGGACTTATACCTTCTATGTCATAA
- the spoIIIAC gene encoding stage III sporulation protein AC → MGVDVNVIFQIAGVGIVVAFLHTILDQMGKKEYAQWVTLLGFIYILFMVATIVDDLFKKIKAVFLFQG, encoded by the coding sequence ATGGGAGTAGACGTGAACGTGATATTTCAAATCGCCGGAGTGGGAATCGTGGTGGCTTTTTTACACACGATTTTGGATCAGATGGGCAAAAAAGAATATGCCCAGTGGGTGACGCTGTTAGGTTTTATCTATATTTTATTTATGGTCGCCACAATTGTAGACGACCTATTTAAAAAGATAAAAGCTGTGTTTTTATTCCAAGGATAG
- the spoIIIAB gene encoding stage III sporulation protein SpoIIIAB, whose product MLKLLGAVFIVVATTWTGFEMAKVYTERPRQIRQLRAALQSLEAEIMYGHTPLHIASQQIAKQLAQPVSALFTTFSNQLDKGSDSAKTAWEQSLKKVWDTMSLKKSEYEVLKQFGETLGIHDRISQQKHIKLALTHLEASEADAEQAQAKNEKMIKSLGFLAGLLLILLLM is encoded by the coding sequence ATGCTGAAGCTGCTGGGTGCTGTATTCATTGTGGTGGCGACAACATGGACAGGTTTTGAGATGGCGAAAGTTTATACGGAACGACCGCGGCAAATCCGCCAGCTGCGTGCGGCGCTCCAATCCCTCGAGGCTGAAATCATGTACGGCCATACACCGCTTCATATCGCTTCACAGCAGATTGCCAAGCAGCTGGCACAGCCTGTTTCGGCTCTTTTTACCACATTCAGTAATCAGCTGGACAAGGGCAGCGATTCCGCAAAAACCGCGTGGGAGCAAAGCTTAAAGAAGGTGTGGGACACCATGTCTTTGAAAAAAAGCGAATATGAAGTGCTGAAGCAATTTGGCGAGACGCTCGGGATTCATGACCGAATCTCGCAGCAAAAGCACATCAAGCTGGCGCTTACACACTTGGAAGCCTCGGAAGCGGATGCTGAGCAGGCACAGGCGAAAAATGAAAAGATGATAAAAAGTTTAGGCTTTTTAGCGGGCTTGTTACTCATTCTTCTATTGATGTAA